The Vicia villosa cultivar HV-30 ecotype Madison, WI linkage group LG1, Vvil1.0, whole genome shotgun sequence genome includes a region encoding these proteins:
- the LOC131659997 gene encoding uncharacterized protein LOC131659997, producing MTELAGKHWSQALALSLSEKGKRRSRIASELTPFALFKAWERYKDMLRLCPHHGLEQWLIIHTFYNGILYNTRLTIDAAAGGALMDKEYADAYTLIESMAQNHYQWGSERAQSEKTFGEKSSTKNGMYEISSLDCVNAKVDALTRMIENLTIVPVAAVAAVSPNCEICGMTGHAASDCHLLAGVSPEPVNYAQGNPYSNTYNPGWKNHPNFSYKNNNALYAPGQAPSVPPGYQKAPFAAPNVPRKSNLEIMMENFIATQTQTNKDFINQNVHTNEQIKQLATKVDALATHNKMLETQISQVAQQQAPTAAPTGTFPGQPQPNPKGHAHAIILRSCREMDEPTDPGNGEQWVPNLESGT from the exons ATGACAGAATTGGCGGGTAAACACTGGAGCCAAGCTCTAGCTCTATCCCTcagtgaaaaaggaaaaaggcgcaGTCGTATAGCTTCCGAACTGACGCCATTTGCTTTATTCAAAGCGTGGGAAAGATACAAAGACATGCTTAGACTTTGTCCGCATCACGGTTTAGAACAATGGTTAATCATCCATACCTTCTACAATGGTATCCTCTACAATACGAGACTTACAATTGACGCCGCCGCAGGTGGCGCACTGATGGATAAAGAATATGCTGATGCTTACACACTTATCGAAAGCATGGCTCAAAACCATTATCAATGGGGAAGCGAGAGAGCTCAATCAGAGAAAACTTTTGGAGAGAAATCTTCAACGAAGAATGGAATGTACGAGATAAGTAGCCTCGACTGCGTTAACGCCAAAGTCGATGCCCTAACTCGGATGATTGAAAACCTCACTATAGTACCTGTAGCCGCCGTGGCTGCTGTTTCCCCCAATTGCGAAATATGCGGAATGACTGGACATGCTGCTTCTGATTGCCATCTTTTGGCAGGAGTTTCCCCCGAaccagtaaactatgctcaaggaaacccctaCTCAAACACGTATAACCCAGGATGGAAGAATCACCCTAATTTCTCGTACAAGAACAATAATGCTTTGTACGCACCTGGTCAAGCACCCAGTGTACCACCTGGATACCAAAAGGCACCATTCGCTGCTCCTAATGTCCCTAGGAAGTCTAACTTAGAAATAATGATGGAAAATTTCATAGCCACTCAAACCCAGACTAATAAGGATTTCATAAACCAGAACGTGCACACTAATGAGCAAATCAAACAGTTAGCGACCAAAGTAGACGCGTTGGCCACTCACAACAAGATGCTTGAGACACAAATCTCTCAAGTGgcacaacaacaagcacctactgccgcACCTACTGGGACGTTTCCAGGACAGCCACAACCAAACCCAAAAGGACATGCTCATGCTATTATTCTGCGAAGTTGTAGAGAGATGGATGAACCGACCGACCCCGGCAACGGCGAACAATGGG TACCGAATCTTGAATCCGGGACTtga